A single genomic interval of Clostridiales bacterium harbors:
- a CDS encoding phage tail tube protein, translating to MAVMHAKDAISASLAECFITLDGNRINFMQAINLEANIEKDKTEVPILGKTGKGNKTTGWKGTGSATFHYNTSVFRELLLKYKNTGEDIYFDIQVTNEDPTSAVGRQTVILKDCNLDGGLLTKFDADAEYIDESVDFTFEDFEIPEKFSRLN from the coding sequence ATGGCAGTTATGCATGCAAAGGATGCAATTAGTGCATCACTCGCTGAATGTTTTATAACTTTAGATGGAAATAGAATAAATTTCATGCAAGCAATTAATTTAGAAGCAAATATAGAAAAGGATAAAACAGAGGTTCCAATTTTAGGGAAGACGGGGAAAGGGAATAAAACGACTGGTTGGAAAGGGACAGGTTCGGCTACTTTTCATTATAATACATCCGTGTTTAGGGAGCTTCTTTTAAAATATAAAAATACTGGAGAGGATATATATTTTGATATCCAAGTGACCAATGAGGATCCAACATCAGCTGTTGGTAGACAAACAGTAATATTAAAAGACTGTAATTTAGATGGAGGACTTTTAACTAAGTTTGATGCGGATGCAGAGTATATAGATGAAAGTGTAGACTTTACATTTGAAGATTTTGAAATTCCAGAAAAGTTCTCTAGGTTGAACTAG
- a CDS encoding phage portal protein, whose translation MNNLTAFLKENAIKVENIKYVASKRYVDGDGKPIEWEIQGVTSDEDEAIRKACTKKVPVSGKKYQYTTETDYQAYVGKLAARCTVYPNLNDASLQDSYGVMGADALLKKMLTAGEYAEYLMKIQEINGFDVSFEDKVEEAKN comes from the coding sequence ATGAACAATTTAACAGCATTCCTAAAAGAAAATGCAATAAAGGTTGAAAATATAAAGTATGTTGCATCAAAAAGATATGTTGATGGAGATGGTAAGCCTATAGAGTGGGAAATACAAGGAGTTACATCTGATGAGGATGAAGCGATAAGGAAAGCTTGCACCAAAAAGGTGCCAGTCTCGGGGAAAAAATATCAATATACAACAGAGACGGATTACCAAGCATATGTGGGAAAACTTGCAGCACGATGTACAGTATACCCTAATTTAAATGATGCGAGTCTACAAGATTCATACGGTGTAATGGGAGCAGATGCATTACTTAAAAAGATGTTAACTGCAGGAGAATATGCAGAATATTTGATGAAGATTCAAGAAATTAATGGATTTGATGTGAGTTTTGAAGATAAGGTAGAAGAGGCAAAAAACTAA
- a CDS encoding LysM peptidoglycan-binding domain-containing protein: MYIFFMNGIELPVTPSKLTISIKNNNKTINLINEGDINILKQPGLTEISFEALIPQTNYVFAKNDNNAKYYLDLFEKLKGSKKSFQFIVIRLREKDILFNSNISVSLEDYTITEDAKNGLDLNVSIKLKQYKAYGTKKVIVQNGVAIVQDSRDIKTAPDNKTHAVVSGDSLWAISKKYYNDGSKYDSIYQANKTLIDAANSGQGVSKYTIHEGQVLTIP, encoded by the coding sequence ATGTATATATTTTTTATGAATGGTATAGAACTTCCAGTGACTCCTTCTAAACTAACCATAAGTATTAAAAACAACAATAAGACTATAAATCTTATAAACGAGGGAGATATAAATATATTAAAACAACCAGGACTAACAGAAATAAGTTTTGAAGCACTAATCCCACAAACTAATTATGTATTTGCAAAAAATGATAATAATGCAAAATATTATTTAGATCTATTTGAAAAATTGAAAGGGTCAAAGAAATCATTTCAATTTATTGTAATTAGGCTAAGAGAAAAAGATATTTTGTTTAATAGTAATATATCAGTAAGTCTTGAGGATTATACAATAACAGAAGATGCAAAAAATGGATTAGATTTAAATGTGTCAATAAAGTTAAAACAGTACAAAGCTTATGGTACAAAAAAAGTTATAGTACAAAATGGAGTGGCAATAGTACAAGATTCAAGAGATATAAAAACCGCTCCAGATAATAAAACACATGCAGTAGTCAGTGGAGATTCTTTGTGGGCGATATCTAAGAAATATTATAACGATGGTAGTAAGTATGATTCAATATATCAGGCTAATAAAACATTGATAGATGCTGCTAATTCTGGACAAGGTGTTAGTAAGTATACAATACACGAAGGTCAAGTACTTACTATTCCATAG
- a CDS encoding hydrolase, translating to MFEPVVESDVQWETSRKGMPGKLTFKVVKDDILNFTEGDAVSFYDGEDIVFFGFVFSKSRNKDGAISVTAYDQLRYLKNKDTYVYENKTASEVVQMLAEDFSLKLGSIEDTKHKIETRVEDNQTLFDIIQNALDITLLSTKQMYVLYDNAGKLTLSNIESMKINVLIDENVAEDLDYKTSIDGETYNQIKLIYENKDAGKREIYISKDGENINKWGVLQYFEKINSDQGAKDKADGMLKLYNNKTRNLTIKEAVGYSKVRAGSMIMVSLKLGEIDANSWLIAEKVKHKYSEGLHTMDLDLVGGVLNA from the coding sequence ATGTTTGAGCCTGTAGTAGAATCAGATGTGCAGTGGGAAACATCAAGAAAAGGAATGCCAGGTAAGCTAACATTTAAGGTAGTAAAGGATGATATTTTGAATTTTACAGAGGGGGATGCAGTATCGTTTTATGATGGAGAAGATATAGTGTTCTTTGGATTTGTGTTTAGTAAGTCTAGAAATAAAGATGGAGCGATTAGTGTTACAGCGTATGACCAATTAAGATATTTGAAAAATAAGGACACGTATGTATATGAGAATAAGACAGCATCAGAGGTTGTTCAGATGTTAGCAGAAGATTTTTCACTGAAATTAGGTAGTATAGAAGATACAAAACATAAGATTGAGACAAGGGTAGAAGACAATCAGACATTATTTGATATTATACAAAATGCATTGGACATAACATTGTTATCTACAAAGCAAATGTATGTGTTGTATGATAATGCAGGAAAGCTTACATTATCCAATATTGAATCAATGAAAATAAATGTGTTGATAGATGAAAATGTAGCAGAAGATTTGGATTATAAGACATCTATTGATGGAGAAACATATAATCAAATAAAACTTATATATGAAAATAAAGATGCAGGTAAGAGGGAGATATATATATCAAAAGATGGAGAGAATATCAATAAATGGGGAGTATTACAATATTTTGAAAAGATTAATTCTGATCAAGGGGCAAAAGATAAGGCAGATGGCATGCTAAAATTATACAACAATAAAACAAGAAATCTTACAATTAAGGAAGCGGTAGGATATTCTAAAGTTAGGGCAGGTAGTATGATTATGGTATCACTAAAGTTAGGAGAAATTGATGCTAATTCATGGCTTATAGCAGAAAAGGTAAAACATAAATATTCTGAAGGATTACATACAATGGATTTAGACTTAGTAGGAGGTGTGTTGAATGCCTAG